A DNA window from Pogona vitticeps strain Pit_001003342236 chromosome 2, PviZW2.1, whole genome shotgun sequence contains the following coding sequences:
- the KIF2B gene encoding kinesin-like protein KIF2B, with protein MRTGAVYHQALGECGCRPWAAGCLPTRFSRFPRLPKIGSPSPAAGMPPKEEPAVATEFGAIQVGTYLEIKRSDGRIHPALVTALHEESSSVTVEWIEQGANKGKKVELSLAFALNPHLAPASAPPLSPEPLSAPTPSDQGDRSSPALRYVVTPILKEKPGGDSADRHFQRPPSASTAGRSSPNAARKSPCVLEVERLRERRQKRHQLLVERRARRDARDAHPHADVIAMVKQYRAALQRGGCALPAPNSPLEPSRPSARRISVCVRKRPLNPREEMLRDIDVVTIPCSDIVMVHEAKQKLDLTRYLENQTFRFDHAFDHQATNESVYKRTAQPLVETIFRGGMATCFAYGQTGSGKTHTMGGDFSGKKQDSSKGIYAMVACDVFSFLQDPVYKMLELQVFGAFFEIYWGKVYDLLNWKKRLRVLEDSNQQVQVVGLLEQEVFCMEDVMKLIEIGNRCRTSGQTSANLHSSRSHAVFQIILKRREKLHGKFSLIDLAGNERGADTSSADRQTRLEGAEINKSLLALKECIRALGRNKGHTPFRACKLTQVLRDSFIGENSCTCMIATISPGMRSCEHTLNTLRYANRVKELSVDPCVFKQLHPVLPRSIFQFDDLARPWAIQSLPETDEFKVFCVQKEDQGSPPGLTFATREKGQKKRKEMDEKALVEEHQESLKWLNAFLKMAEDVDYDIEFYASQFEAVLAQKIAILSEIQDKVKSFRTSLCKNEVGGNPIMVKRSRLL; from the coding sequence ATGCGCACGGGTGCCGTTTACCACCAGGCGCTGGGTGAGTGCGGCTGCAGGCCTTGGGCGGCAGGCTGCCTGCCCACCCGGTTCTCCCGCTTCCCTCGGCTGCCGAAGATCGGCAGCCCTTCCCCGGCCGCGGGGATGCCGCCCAAGGAAGAGCCTGCCGTGGCGACCGAGTTCGGGGCCATCCAGGTGGGCACCTATTTGGAGATCAAGCGGAGCGACGGGCGGATCCACCCGGCCCTGGTCACGGCGCTGCACGAGGAGAGCAGCAGCGTGACGGTGGAGTGGATCGAGCAAGGCGCCAACAAGGGCAAGAAAGTGGAGCTGAGCCTCGCCTTCGCCCTCAATCCCCACTTGGCCCCGGCCTCCGCGCCCCCACTCAGCCCCGAGCCGCTCTCCGCGCCCACGCCCTCGGATCAAGGCGATCGCTCCAGCCCGGCGCTGCGCTACGTGGTGACCCCCATCCTGAAGGAGAAGCCCGGCGGCGACAGCGCGGATCGCCACTTCCAGAGGCCCCCGTCCGCCAGCACGGCGGGCAGAAGCAGCCCCAACGCCGCGCGCAAATCGCCCTGCGTCCTGGAGGTGGAGCGGCTCCGCGAGCGGCGCCAGAAGCGCCACCAGCTGCTGGTGGAGAGGCGAGCCCGGCGCGACGCCCGCGACGCGCATCCCCACGCCGACGTGATCGCCATGGTGAAGCAATACCGGGCCGCTTTGCAACGTGGGGGTTGCGCCCTCCCGGCCCCGAACTCTCCCCTGGAGCCCAGCCGGCCCAGCGCCCGACGGATCTCGGTCTGCGTCCGCAAGCGGCCCCTCAACCCGCGCGAGGAGATGCTCCGAGACATCGACGTGGTGACCATCCCTTGCTCCGACATCGTGATGGTCCACGAAGCCAAGCAGAAGCTGGACCTGACCCGCTACCTGGAGAACCAGACCTTCCGCTTCGATCACGCTTTCGACCACCAGGCCACCAACGAGAGCGTGTACAAGCGCACGGCCCAGCCTCTGGTGGAGACCATCTTCCGGGGCGGCATGGCTACCTGCTTTGCTTACGGACAGACGGGCAGCGGCAAGACCCACACCATGGGGGGTGACTTTTCGGGCAAGAAGCAGGATTCATCCAAAGGCATCTATGCCATGGTGGCTTGCGACGTCTTCTCCTTCTTGCAGGATCCCGTGTACAAAATGTTGGAGCTCCAGGTCTTTGGGGCTTTCTTTGAGATCTATTGGGGGAAAGTCTATGACCTGCTGAACTGGAAGAAGCGCCTGAGGGTGCTGGAGGACAGCAACCAGCAGGTCCAGGTGGTAGGGCTGCTAGAGCAGGAGGTCTTCTGCATGGAGGATGTCATGAAGCTCATTGAAATAGGGAATCGATGCCGAACCTCAGGTCAGACGTCCGCAAACTTGCACTCCTCACGAAGCCACGCTGTTTTCCAGATCATCctcaagaggagagagaagctgCATGGTAAGTTTTCGTTAATTGACTTGGCTGGCAATGAACGTGGAGCAGACACCTCCAgtgcagacagacagaccaggCTGGAAGGAGCGGAGATCAACAAGAGTCTTTTAGCACTTAAAGAATGCATCAGGGCCTTAGGGCGAAATAAAGGCCATACACCATTCAGAGCTTGTAAGCTTACCCAGGTGCTAAGGGACTCCTTCATAGGAGAGAACTCTTGTACTTGCATGATAGCCACCATTTCTCCAGGAATGAGATCATGTGAGCACACTCTCAACACCTTGAGGTATGCAAATAGAGTGAAGGAACTCTCGGTGGATCCATGTGTCTTCAAACAGCTCCATCCTGTTTTGCCCAGATCTATCTTCCAGTTCGATGACTTGGCAAGGCCATGGGCGATCCAAAGTTTGCCAGAGACGGATGAGTTCAAAGTGTTCTGTGTACAGAAGGAGGACCAGGGCTCCCCACCAGGTCTTACTTTTGCCACCAGAGAGAAAggtcagaagaagaggaaagaaatggaTGAGAAAGCTCTGGTGGAAGAGCACCAGGAGTCTCTCAAGTGGTTGAACGCTTTCCTTAAAATGGCCGAAGACGTGGACTACGACATAGAGTTTTATGCCTCACAGTTTGAAGCAGTCCTGGCTCAGAAGATTGCCATTCTGTCAGAAATCCAAGACAAAGTGAAATCTTTCCGTACAAGTCTCTGTAAGAATGAAGTGGGGGGCAATCCCATAATGGTAAAGAGGTCCCGCCTCTTATAA